From the Paludisphaera mucosa genome, one window contains:
- a CDS encoding matrixin family metalloprotease has translation MATAGYDYLVKAGYRWADPARITYSIAPDGVQWISGINGINAAFDSKLGAGVWEREIARALATWESVANINLVPVADGNYRENSLGSSQGDPRFGDIRIGGSTYVGNLSTLAQTYFPPPQGTSAGGDVDVNLGMAYAIGANYDLYSVILHETGHSLGLDHPSSSQVVMRAVYGGVVNGLTDGDIAGIQSIYGARQADMYESQGYGLSSSKPIDLTSVLTSARTSTASSASLTKIGDVEWFSFVAPSYASGSWQVTASASNTSMLSPKVMVYDAGGNLMGQAADATKWSTDATASMSSIVPGQRYYAAVTGATSDVFAVGSYSFTVSMSQSPSIPTPPVATPTPTPTPTPVPTPPSTPASPVHSTSVTIAADRFELNNSSASATKLGRLAQGLLTGLTLPTADVDFFSFQAGAAGVYQVSAGRSYIQVLNSRGRVLAQGTGAVNVSATRNASFVIRTQAPGSTGIADYTLAINPVASGKRRLVLGKSLAHQETIAKPEAFQVRAAPAWAAAMRAAIV, from the coding sequence ATGGCGACTGCGGGTTACGACTATCTCGTGAAGGCGGGGTATCGCTGGGCCGATCCCGCGCGAATCACTTACAGCATCGCGCCCGACGGCGTCCAGTGGATCAGCGGCATAAACGGGATCAACGCCGCCTTCGATTCCAAGCTCGGGGCTGGCGTATGGGAGCGCGAGATCGCCCGCGCCCTGGCCACGTGGGAATCGGTGGCGAACATCAACCTCGTCCCCGTCGCCGACGGCAACTACCGGGAAAACTCGCTGGGATCCTCGCAGGGCGATCCGCGTTTCGGAGACATCCGGATCGGCGGCTCGACGTACGTGGGCAACCTGAGCACCCTCGCCCAGACGTATTTCCCGCCCCCGCAAGGCACCTCGGCGGGCGGCGACGTCGATGTCAACCTGGGCATGGCCTATGCGATCGGGGCCAATTACGACCTCTACAGCGTCATCCTCCACGAGACCGGCCATTCCTTGGGCCTGGACCACCCGTCGAGTAGTCAGGTCGTGATGCGGGCCGTCTACGGGGGGGTCGTCAACGGCCTGACTGACGGCGACATCGCCGGCATCCAGTCGATCTACGGGGCCCGCCAGGCGGACATGTACGAAAGCCAGGGGTACGGCCTGAGTTCGAGCAAGCCGATCGACCTCACGAGCGTCCTGACGAGCGCCCGGACCTCGACGGCTTCCTCGGCGTCGCTCACCAAGATAGGCGACGTGGAGTGGTTCAGCTTCGTCGCGCCGAGCTACGCAAGCGGCTCGTGGCAGGTGACGGCTTCGGCCTCGAACACCAGCATGCTCAGCCCCAAGGTGATGGTCTACGACGCCGGCGGCAACCTCATGGGCCAGGCCGCCGATGCGACCAAGTGGAGCACGGACGCCACGGCCTCGATGTCCTCGATCGTCCCCGGCCAACGTTATTACGCGGCGGTGACCGGCGCCACGAGCGACGTTTTTGCGGTCGGGTCCTACAGCTTCACGGTCTCGATGTCGCAGAGCCCCTCGATCCCGACGCCTCCGGTCGCCACGCCCACGCCCACGCCTACACCAACCCCGGTCCCGACCCCGCCCAGTACGCCGGCCTCTCCGGTGCACTCCACATCGGTCACGATCGCCGCGGATCGCTTCGAGCTGAACAATTCGTCGGCCTCCGCGACCAAGCTGGGACGTCTGGCCCAGGGCCTCTTGACGGGCCTCACGCTGCCGACGGCCGACGTGGATTTCTTCTCATTCCAGGCCGGCGCCGCCGGAGTCTACCAGGTCTCCGCCGGCCGCTCGTATATCCAGGTCCTCAATTCACGAGGACGGGTTCTCGCCCAGGGTACCGGTGCCGTCAACGTCTCGGCGACCCGGAACGCCTCATTCGTCATCCGAACCCAGGCCCCGGGATCGACGGGCATCGCCGACTACACTTTGGCCATCAACCCGGTGGCGTCCGGGAAGCGCCGGCTCGTGCTGGGAAAGAGCCTCGCTCATCAGGAAACCATCGCAAAGCCGGAGGCCTTCCAGGTCCGTGCGGCCCCCGCGTGGGCCGCGGCGATGCGTGCGGCGATCGTCTGA
- a CDS encoding superoxide dismutase, whose product MAEYTVPPLPYDFGALEPNIDAKTMEIHHDKHHAAYVNNLNTALKDHPELQGKPIEELIADLNAIPEAIRTAVRNNGGGHANHSFFWQIIGPGGGGEPKGALAEAVASELGGFAAFKEAFNKAATTRFGSGWAWLTVGKDGKLAVTSTANQDSPLSEGATPILGLDVWEHAYYLKYQNRRPEYIAAFWNVINWDEVGRRFDAAKSGK is encoded by the coding sequence ATGGCTGAATACACCGTACCCCCGTTGCCGTACGATTTCGGGGCCCTGGAACCGAACATCGACGCCAAGACGATGGAGATCCATCACGACAAGCACCACGCCGCCTACGTCAACAACCTCAACACGGCGCTCAAGGACCATCCCGAGTTGCAGGGCAAGCCGATCGAGGAGCTGATCGCCGACCTCAATGCGATCCCCGAAGCGATCCGAACGGCCGTGCGAAACAACGGCGGCGGGCACGCGAATCACTCGTTCTTCTGGCAGATCATCGGCCCCGGGGGCGGCGGCGAGCCCAAGGGCGCGCTGGCCGAGGCCGTCGCATCCGAGCTGGGCGGTTTCGCGGCGTTCAAGGAGGCTTTCAACAAGGCCGCGACCACGCGATTCGGGTCGGGCTGGGCGTGGCTGACGGTCGGCAAGGACGGCAAGCTCGCCGTGACGTCGACGGCCAACCAGGACAGCCCGCTCTCCGAGGGTGCGACGCCGATCCTTGGCCTCGACGTCTGGGAGCATGCCTACTACCTCAAGTATCAGAATCGCCGCCCCGAATACATCGCGGCCTTCTGGAACGTGATCAACTGGGACGAGGTCGGCCGTCGCTTCGACGCCGCGAAGAGCGGGAAATGA
- a CDS encoding RluA family pseudouridine synthase, whose product MNSRLRVLFEDEHCLGVFKPAGQMTQGTWAPPGDTTLEQDVRRHLDPAAPEAAYLGIVHRLDRPVSGVLLWAKTPKAARRLAGQFEARQAVKEYWAIVETPDSPACDARASPLLPVGETWVDWLTTADESGVVHVVSEGTPGARMAKTRVSVDVATRLPTDRCWLRLWPETGRTHQLRVQAASRGTPIIGDAIYGSREAFSPGIALHARSLQVRHPTTSAPLILVAPLPTSWSVQGIDAGTASA is encoded by the coding sequence ATGAACTCAAGATTGCGCGTCCTGTTCGAAGACGAGCATTGCCTGGGCGTCTTCAAACCCGCCGGACAGATGACGCAGGGGACCTGGGCCCCTCCCGGCGACACGACGCTCGAACAGGACGTGCGACGCCATCTCGACCCGGCCGCGCCGGAAGCGGCTTACCTCGGAATCGTCCACCGCCTCGATCGCCCTGTCTCGGGAGTCTTGCTCTGGGCCAAGACCCCCAAAGCGGCCCGTCGCCTGGCCGGCCAGTTCGAGGCCCGGCAGGCCGTGAAGGAGTATTGGGCGATCGTCGAGACGCCCGATTCTCCGGCATGCGATGCTCGAGCGTCGCCGCTTCTTCCGGTCGGCGAGACGTGGGTCGACTGGCTGACCACCGCCGACGAGTCGGGCGTGGTGCACGTCGTTTCGGAAGGGACGCCCGGAGCTCGAATGGCGAAGACGCGGGTCTCGGTCGATGTGGCGACCCGGCTACCAACGGATCGCTGTTGGCTGCGACTCTGGCCCGAGACAGGGCGGACACATCAGTTGCGCGTCCAGGCTGCCAGCCGAGGCACCCCGATCATCGGCGACGCAATTTACGGCTCTCGCGAGGCGTTCAGCCCCGGCATCGCCCTGCACGCCCGATCGTTGCAGGTGCGGCATCCGACGACGTCGGCACCCTTGATCCTGGTCGCGCCGCTCCCGACTTCATGGTCGGTTCAAGGAATCGACGCGGGGACGGCCTCGGCCTGA
- the greA gene encoding transcription elongation factor GreA has translation MSTDRIPMSKEGYEKLKAQLDKMKNEDMSRIAEQIALARGFGDLSENAEFDAAVEAQGMLQARINDLQDKLSRAYLVDKTNMPKDRVVFGSKVRVLDLDMEEEEDFILVGPGEEDYDQNRILLTSPIGQGLVGKKVGDQVEVPIPMGTLKLKIVEIGCE, from the coding sequence ATGTCCACCGACCGTATTCCGATGTCGAAGGAAGGCTACGAGAAGCTCAAGGCCCAGCTCGACAAGATGAAAAATGAGGACATGTCCCGGATCGCCGAGCAGATCGCCCTGGCCCGGGGCTTCGGAGACCTCTCCGAGAACGCCGAATTCGATGCCGCCGTCGAAGCTCAGGGGATGCTTCAGGCCCGGATCAACGACCTGCAAGACAAGCTCAGCCGCGCCTATCTCGTCGACAAGACGAACATGCCCAAAGACCGCGTGGTCTTCGGCTCCAAGGTCCGGGTCCTCGACCTCGACATGGAAGAAGAGGAAGACTTCATCCTCGTCGGCCCCGGCGAAGAGGATTACGACCAGAACCGGATCCTCCTCACCAGCCCCATCGGCCAGGGCCTCGTCGGCAAGAAGGTCGGCGACCAGGTCGAGGTCCCCATCCCCATGGGCACGCTCAAGCTGAAAATCGTCGAGATCGGCTGCGAGTGA